CCCAGGCCTCGCTGCGCGGCACGCTCCCGGGCCGCATCGACCATGTGATCCGACAGGTCGGTGCCGAGAACCCGGCCCCGCGGACCGACGGCCTCCGCCGCAGCCAGCGCGACCAGGCCGGTGCCGCAGGCCACGTCGAGCACCTGCTCCCCCGGCCGCGGCGCGGCGAGCGCCATCAGGGCCTGGTGCGCCGGCGCCAGCTGCGCCTGCCAGAGCGATTCGTACTCCGCGGCTGCCAGGTCCCAACCGTAGCGCTGGATCCGTCGCTGCAGCCGCGGTTCCATGGCTCGAACCCTCAACGGCGCGTGATGACGATCTCGAGGTACTCGCCGGGCACCACCAGCGAGTCCGGCCCGGCGCGGTTCAGGCGATTCAGCAGCTCGCCCAGGTCCTGCTCCAGTGCCGCCGCCTTGTCGGGCGGCAGGGCGGCGAACGCCTTGAGCACCGGTCCGTACCAGGTGCGGAACACCTCGATGAAATGCGCGGCCGAGCGGTAGCGGAAGTTGAACAGGCGCGGCGTCGCCTGGATCGAGGCCGCCTGCTCGCCGAACAGCGAACGCAGGTGCGCTTCCGTGCCCCACAGGGCGGGCGGCTGCACACCCGCCGGCGGCGGCAGGTGGCGGCCCAGTGTCTTGAACAACTGGCCGATGAAGCCCTCGGGCGTCCAGTTGGCCATCCCGATGCGCCCGCCCGGGCGGCACACGCGCAGCATCTCGGCAGCGGACTTGGCATGGTCGGGGGCGAACATCACGCCGAAGGTGGAGAGCACGGCGTCGAAGCTCGCGTCTTCAAAAGGCAGGGCCTCCACGTCGGCGACCTGGAACTTCACCTCCAGGCGCTCGGCCTTGGCGCGCTCCGCGCCGCGGTCGAGCAGCGAAGCTACGTAGTCGGTGGAGGTGACCCTGCAACCGCGGCGCGCCGCCGCGAGCGTGGCGTTGCCGTTGCCGGCCGCGACGTCGAGCACCGCTTCGTCGCAGCGCAGGTCGCAGGCCTCGGCCAGCTGCTCGCCGACGATCTGCAGGGTGGTGCCGATGATGGCGTAGTCGCCGCTGGACCAGGCGGCGTGCTGGCGGGTCTTGACGGCATTGAGGTCGACGGGTGCGTTCATGCGATGGGCTCCTTGGGCTGGGCCGGAGATCCGGCGCGGGTCTATGGTCTGGGGAAGGACGGCGGCCGCCATGCGGTGCCGGCCTGCCGCTACTGGACCACCGCAGCGGCCGCGGCGTCCTGCCCGCGCGTCGCCCGTGTTTGCCCGATCGTCCTCCGCCGGCTGCGGCCGGCCGCCAAGCTGGCGCAGCGTCCGGGATTGCTGACCGGGCGTCCGCGCGACGGCATCGGCTGTTCGGCCTAGTTGGCCTGCGGAGGCGACGCACCCACAATTTCGCATCGTCCTCGGCCGACCGGAGAGCATCGACATGAGCATGCATGACATCGCTGCGGCCTTGCAGCGCGTGGAGGCGGCGCTGGAGCGCCGCCCGGACATGGGCCTTCACGACGACGCGCCGGCCACCGCTCGCTGGCAAGGCGGCACGCGCGTCGAATCCAGCCATGCCAACGGCACGGCCATGGTGACCGACATGCCGTGCGAGCTCGGCGGCAGCGGCGACCGCGTCACGCCCGGCTGGCTGTTCCGCGCCGGCATCGCGTCGTGCGCAGCCACTTCCATTGCCATGTCCGCCGCGGCTGAAGGCATCGCGCTGGGCGCGCTCGAGGTGCGGGTGGGCAGCCGCTCCGACACCCGCGGGCTGTTGGGCCTCGCAGACAGCGACGGCCAGGAGGTCGACGCCGGGCCGCGCGACATGCAGCTGCAGGTGCGCATCGCAGCCGAGGGGGTTTCGCCCGAGCGCCTGCGCACGCTGGTCGAGGCCGGCGTGCGGCGTTCGCCCATTCCCAGCGCGACGCGCAACGCGACGCCGCTGGCGCTGCAGATCGAGGTGGAATGACCATGGACGCGCTGTCGGAAGTCCTCCGTGTCGTGCGCCTGGTGGGCGCGATCTTCATCCACGGCCGCTTCACCGCGCCCTGGTGCTACCAGTCGCCGAGCGCGGACGCGGCCGCGCCCTTCCTGGAGCCGGGTGCGGAGCGGGTGGTCATCTTCCACCTGATCACCGAAGGCGAATGCTTCGTCGAGCTGGCCGGAGAGCCGCCGGTGCGCCTGGTCGCGGGCGACGCGGTCGTGTTCCCGCAGGGGGACGCGCACCGCATGACTTCCGAACCCGGCGTGCCTCCGGCGACCGGCGCGCGCCTCGACGAAGTGCTGTCGCGCCGCCCGCGCATGCTGGCCTACGGCGGCGGCGGCGCGACCACCCGCCTGATCTGCGGCTACCTTGCGTGCGATGCGCGGCTGGCGCGC
Above is a window of Variovorax sp. RA8 DNA encoding:
- a CDS encoding class I SAM-dependent methyltransferase, producing MNAPVDLNAVKTRQHAAWSSGDYAIIGTTLQIVGEQLAEACDLRCDEAVLDVAAGNGNATLAAARRGCRVTSTDYVASLLDRGAERAKAERLEVKFQVADVEALPFEDASFDAVLSTFGVMFAPDHAKSAAEMLRVCRPGGRIGMANWTPEGFIGQLFKTLGRHLPPPAGVQPPALWGTEAHLRSLFGEQAASIQATPRLFNFRYRSAAHFIEVFRTWYGPVLKAFAALPPDKAAALEQDLGELLNRLNRAGPDSLVVPGEYLEIVITRR
- a CDS encoding OsmC family protein gives rise to the protein MSMHDIAAALQRVEAALERRPDMGLHDDAPATARWQGGTRVESSHANGTAMVTDMPCELGGSGDRVTPGWLFRAGIASCAATSIAMSAAAEGIALGALEVRVGSRSDTRGLLGLADSDGQEVDAGPRDMQLQVRIAAEGVSPERLRTLVEAGVRRSPIPSATRNATPLALQIEVE